From a single Pseudalkalibacillus hwajinpoensis genomic region:
- a CDS encoding Gfo/Idh/MocA family protein translates to MVRFGVIGTNKITGNFIEGANELGDFELTAVYSRTEKKATSFAEKHGAKHTFTNLEEMAESKVIDAVYIASPNSLHAEQAILLMKAGKHVLCEKPLASNSREVQRMVAASRENNVLLMEAMKSTVMPNMQKVRENLHKIGQVRRFVANYGQYSSRYDAYKEGTVLNAFNPEFSNGSLMDIGVYCVYPVVSILGKPSSIKAEGVMLESGVDGEGSILLGYDDKEAVVMFSKITDSHLPSEIQGENGSILIDKIGSPMNVKIYYRDGSIEDLTQSQTHTMMYEAKEFIELIQSGKTESTINSYENSLLAIEVMDEARRQIGIVFPADNR, encoded by the coding sequence ATGGTGCGTTTTGGTGTGATTGGAACGAATAAGATTACTGGTAATTTTATTGAAGGGGCGAATGAGCTTGGTGATTTTGAATTAACGGCGGTTTATTCTCGTACGGAGAAGAAAGCGACTTCATTTGCTGAGAAGCATGGAGCGAAGCATACGTTTACGAATCTTGAAGAGATGGCAGAAAGTAAAGTGATTGATGCGGTTTATATCGCGAGTCCGAATTCCCTTCATGCGGAGCAGGCTATTCTACTTATGAAAGCAGGGAAACACGTTCTTTGTGAAAAGCCGCTGGCGTCGAACAGCCGGGAGGTTCAGCGAATGGTTGCAGCGTCTAGAGAAAATAATGTGCTTTTAATGGAAGCGATGAAATCGACGGTAATGCCAAACATGCAGAAGGTGCGTGAAAATCTACATAAAATCGGCCAGGTCCGTCGTTTTGTAGCGAATTATGGACAGTATTCTTCTCGTTATGATGCCTATAAAGAAGGGACTGTTCTGAATGCTTTTAATCCTGAATTCTCGAATGGATCGCTGATGGATATCGGCGTTTACTGCGTGTATCCTGTTGTGTCAATTTTAGGTAAGCCGAGTTCGATTAAAGCGGAGGGCGTTATGCTTGAATCGGGCGTTGACGGTGAGGGAAGCATTCTTCTTGGTTACGATGATAAAGAAGCGGTGGTGATGTTCTCGAAAATTACAGATTCACATCTGCCTTCTGAAATTCAAGGTGAGAATGGAAGCATCTTGATCGATAAAATTGGATCGCCTATGAATGTGAAGATATACTACCGTGATGGTTCAATTGAAGACCTCACTCAGTCGCAAACCCACACGATGATGTACGAAGCTAAGGAGTTTATTGAACTGATCCAGTCTGGAAAAACGGAGTCTACCATTAATTCCTATGAAAATTCCCTACTCGCAATCGAAGTGATGGATGAGGCCCGCAGACAGATCGGAATTGTTTTTCCGGCAGATAATCGGTAA
- a CDS encoding LacI family DNA-binding transcriptional regulator produces the protein MVTIKDIASRSNFSSATVSRVLNNDEKLSVSFETRRRILDVAKELGYKTLQERKGEQINPKEKGPKVGILLCQSVEEEMNDTYFLSIRRGVERECADLGFTATELFRLSNLSSEQISSDLENLIVIGRINTEILESFNTRLKNVVYINNIEADEGFDSVVIDFKNATRKAIQHLIDLGYKRLGYIGGMEAEHYSNNKIPIEDTRKKTFEMVMKEFGLYEEQNVMVGEFTMKSGYEQMNQHIKRGDVPEAFFVASDGLAIGAMRALQEANLKVPEDVAIVSFNDIEMAKFASTPLTTIKVYTEEMGRIGVKMMAERLNGRELPLKVTVPTKLVLRDSCGALGIKKATS, from the coding sequence ATGGTGACTATTAAAGATATAGCATCCCGTTCGAACTTTTCCAGTGCTACAGTCTCACGGGTTTTGAACAATGACGAAAAGCTTTCTGTCTCATTTGAAACGAGAAGACGCATATTGGATGTGGCAAAGGAACTGGGATATAAAACATTGCAAGAAAGAAAAGGAGAGCAAATCAATCCGAAGGAAAAGGGGCCAAAGGTTGGTATCCTTCTATGTCAATCTGTGGAAGAGGAAATGAATGATACTTACTTCTTATCGATTCGAAGAGGAGTTGAGCGTGAATGTGCCGATCTAGGGTTCACGGCGACCGAATTATTTCGGTTATCAAATCTGAGCTCCGAACAAATCAGTAGTGATCTAGAAAATTTGATAGTGATTGGAAGAATTAATACGGAAATTCTAGAGTCTTTTAATACCAGATTGAAAAACGTTGTTTATATCAACAATATTGAAGCGGATGAGGGATTTGATTCAGTCGTGATTGATTTTAAAAACGCGACCAGAAAAGCGATACAGCATCTAATTGATCTTGGATACAAGAGACTTGGCTATATAGGCGGAATGGAGGCAGAGCATTACAGCAACAATAAAATTCCTATTGAAGATACAAGAAAGAAAACGTTCGAAATGGTCATGAAAGAGTTTGGGCTATACGAAGAGCAAAACGTCATGGTCGGTGAATTCACAATGAAGAGCGGATATGAGCAAATGAATCAACACATTAAGAGAGGAGATGTACCAGAAGCTTTTTTTGTAGCAAGTGATGGACTGGCCATTGGTGCGATGCGTGCCCTTCAAGAAGCCAATCTTAAAGTACCTGAAGATGTTGCTATTGTAAGCTTTAACGATATAGAAATGGCTAAATTCGCAAGTACTCCGCTTACGACTATTAAGGTATATACAGAAGAAATGGGGCGGATTGGTGTCAAGATGATGGCTGAAAGACTTAATGGGAGGGAGCTTCCTCTGAAGGTAACGGTGCCAACGAAGCTTGTTTTACGTGATAGTTGCGGTGCGCTTGGTATCAAAAAAGCAACAAGCTAG
- a CDS encoding glycerophosphodiester phosphodiesterase, producing MLKKLITIGLFGVFVVSMFIYSGGNNFASADSNKTLTIAHRGASGYAPENTMAAFEKAVDMKSDLFELDVQMSKDGELVVIHDTSVDRTTNGSGMVKDLTLDELQSLDAGSWFGEEFAGEPIPTLGEVLDEYRGKTGILIELKSPSLYPGIEEKVAEELRERNMDKPNNNKIIVQSFDHESVQTFNSILPSVPTGVLVGYSSTGISDEALNEFATYAEYVNPSKSMINVNLVDRIHELGMETHPWTVRDLESAESLLNAGVDGIITDYPDYVNDRK from the coding sequence ATGTTGAAAAAGTTGATTACAATCGGGTTGTTCGGTGTTTTTGTTGTAAGTATGTTCATCTATTCAGGAGGAAATAACTTTGCCAGCGCAGATTCGAACAAGACGCTGACCATTGCTCACAGAGGTGCTTCAGGCTATGCGCCGGAAAATACGATGGCTGCCTTTGAAAAGGCGGTTGACATGAAGTCAGATCTATTTGAGCTTGATGTTCAGATGAGTAAAGACGGGGAACTTGTCGTCATCCATGATACTTCTGTTGATCGTACGACTAATGGCTCTGGTATGGTTAAGGATCTAACGCTAGACGAGTTACAGAGCCTTGATGCAGGAAGCTGGTTTGGAGAAGAATTTGCAGGAGAGCCAATTCCAACGCTTGGAGAGGTGCTTGATGAGTACCGTGGAAAAACAGGGATCTTGATTGAACTGAAGTCGCCTTCTCTTTACCCTGGAATTGAAGAAAAAGTGGCGGAAGAACTCCGAGAAAGAAACATGGATAAACCAAATAACAACAAGATTATCGTTCAGTCTTTTGACCATGAATCTGTCCAAACGTTTAACTCTATTCTGCCTTCCGTCCCTACTGGCGTACTTGTAGGCTATAGTTCCACTGGCATATCAGATGAAGCTTTGAACGAGTTCGCAACCTATGCGGAATATGTCAATCCGAGCAAATCCATGATTAACGTTAATCTTGTCGATCGAATCCATGAATTAGGTATGGAAACTCATCCATGGACGGTTAGAGATCTTGAATCTGCCGAATCCCTTTTAAATGCTGGTGTTGATGGTATTATTACAGATTATCCTGATTACGTGAATGACCGTAAGTAA
- a CDS encoding acetamidase/formamidase family protein, whose translation MELLMNDSVIYEFNKTHQPVKIVPSGATVEIVTYDCFENQLQSEETEITGIDWNRVNPATGPIYVNEALPGDVLKVTIEKLEIGDQGVMVVGPDLGVMGHRLKAMESKIIPIKEGKAIFNELEIPLNPMIGVIGVAPEGEGVSCGTPGAHGGNMDNKMITEGATLYFPVFAEGALFGLGDFHAAMGDGEVSVSGIEVPGRATVKLEVIKGDLMTQPMLENDEVVTQIASAETLDEAVKLATELMIDRIVERTRIPIGEATMLMSAIGQVEVCQVVDPLMTARFVVPKWLEEKLGVKLI comes from the coding sequence ATGGAATTACTTATGAACGATTCTGTTATCTATGAATTTAACAAAACGCATCAGCCTGTAAAAATAGTTCCATCCGGGGCAACAGTCGAAATCGTTACATACGATTGCTTTGAAAATCAGCTTCAATCCGAGGAAACTGAAATTACTGGTATCGATTGGAACCGCGTTAACCCGGCAACTGGTCCAATTTACGTTAACGAGGCACTCCCAGGTGATGTCCTTAAGGTGACGATTGAGAAGCTGGAAATTGGTGATCAGGGAGTGATGGTCGTTGGGCCGGATCTTGGCGTTATGGGGCATCGACTGAAAGCGATGGAATCGAAGATCATTCCAATTAAAGAAGGGAAGGCCATTTTTAATGAGCTTGAGATTCCATTGAATCCCATGATCGGTGTGATTGGAGTGGCACCAGAGGGAGAAGGAGTATCCTGTGGCACACCGGGTGCGCATGGTGGAAACATGGACAATAAGATGATAACGGAAGGTGCGACGCTCTATTTCCCGGTGTTCGCAGAAGGTGCATTATTCGGACTTGGCGACTTCCATGCGGCAATGGGTGATGGCGAGGTCAGCGTTTCTGGAATTGAAGTTCCAGGTAGAGCGACGGTAAAGTTAGAAGTGATCAAAGGTGATCTGATGACTCAGCCTATGCTTGAGAACGATGAGGTTGTGACACAAATCGCTTCAGCTGAAACGCTCGATGAAGCAGTGAAGCTAGCGACTGAACTGATGATTGATCGAATTGTAGAAAGAACCAGGATCCCGATTGGAGAGGCAACGATGCTGATGAGTGCGATTGGGCAAGTGGAAGTTTGCCAGGTAGTCGATCCACTGATGACAGCAAGGTTCGTCGTTCCGAAATGGCTAGAAGAAAAACTCGGCGTTAAGCTGATTTGA
- a CDS encoding SDR family NAD(P)-dependent oxidoreductase, with amino-acid sequence MLEGKCALITGSGQGIGLEIATEFAKAGAKVMLYDINEETLKESVESLTSQGFTHSLEFTRMMIPGYRGDKTYLLQEL; translated from the coding sequence ATGCTTGAAGGGAAATGCGCCCTTATTACTGGCTCTGGTCAGGGAATCGGGTTAGAGATTGCAACTGAGTTTGCGAAGGCTGGCGCGAAAGTAATGTTGTATGACATCAATGAGGAGACGCTCAAAGAATCTGTAGAAAGTTTGACATCACAGGGCTTTACGCATTCGCTCGAATTCACTCGAATGATGATACCCGGTTATCGAGGGGACAAAACTTATTTACTACAGGAACTTTAA
- a CDS encoding DUF4306 domain-containing protein: MRRDFFKPVMLLCLFIVFAYSYWTTSWTASSLPTLSDWKDHLIFTPGTIVASNEIYEIDMFLYALKVAPLMTSICFLSLIVIITFLIQLVRRQMGNVVKRKLSSS; the protein is encoded by the coding sequence ATGAGAAGGGATTTCTTCAAACCGGTCATGTTGCTGTGTCTTTTTATTGTATTTGCCTATTCCTATTGGACAACTTCCTGGACGGCGAGCTCCTTGCCTACACTATCGGATTGGAAAGACCATCTGATTTTTACGCCGGGTACAATTGTAGCTTCGAATGAAATATATGAAATTGATATGTTTCTTTACGCTCTCAAAGTAGCTCCATTGATGACGAGCATCTGTTTCCTTTCGCTCATTGTAATAATCACTTTCCTGATTCAATTAGTAAGAAGGCAAATGGGGAATGTGGTGAAAAGAAAGCTATCTAGTTCTTGA
- a CDS encoding glycoside hydrolase family 13 protein: protein MNKKWWKEAVVYQVYWRSYKDSDGDGYGDLQGIIDKLDYIEKLGVDVIWINPFYESPDMDNGYDISDYYSIIKKAGTMSDFEELLEQAHKRKLKVIMDLVVNHTSDQHPWFIESRSSKDNPKRDWYIWRDSKEGRAPNNWRSYFTPSAWEHDDVTGQYYLHSFATEQPDLNWENPEVREAIFEMMRFWLEKGIDGFRMDVINLLAKQKGFPDAENPEQINYLANNPGIHDYLQEMNQKVLRHYDILTVGEIPFVTPEDGLNYVREDRNELKTLFHFEVADDMPGWDMLRYKEIQQRWHNVFYGKGWNSQFLNNHDHTRQVTRYGNDGEYRTESSKLLATMIHTLPGIPYVFQGEEIGMTGVRFESIEDYNDIAMKNKYTEEVEKGRDPDEVLKSLTLLSRDNSRTPMQWNDSAHAGFTTGTPWINMNANYKEINVKNDLEDPNSIFRYYQKLIALRKENSVMIYGDYHDLSRDDVKLYMYIRSYEGKRWLIILNHSDDTLVCPEVKGLEEANKKLMIANYGDVTREEPIQKAILRPHEARVYEM, encoded by the coding sequence ATGAACAAGAAATGGTGGAAAGAAGCCGTTGTCTATCAAGTATACTGGCGTAGTTATAAGGATAGCGACGGAGATGGATACGGAGACTTACAAGGGATTATAGACAAATTAGACTATATCGAGAAGTTGGGCGTGGACGTGATCTGGATCAATCCTTTCTATGAGTCGCCTGATATGGATAATGGCTACGATATCTCAGACTATTATTCAATTATAAAAAAAGCGGGAACAATGTCTGATTTTGAAGAATTGCTTGAACAAGCGCATAAGAGGAAGTTAAAGGTTATTATGGATCTTGTCGTCAACCACACATCCGATCAGCACCCATGGTTTATTGAATCACGTTCGTCAAAAGACAATCCCAAGCGCGATTGGTATATTTGGAGAGACTCAAAAGAGGGGAGAGCACCGAACAACTGGCGCTCATATTTCACTCCATCAGCCTGGGAGCATGATGATGTGACAGGTCAATACTATTTGCATTCATTTGCAACAGAGCAGCCTGATTTAAATTGGGAAAATCCAGAGGTGCGTGAGGCGATTTTTGAGATGATGCGCTTCTGGCTCGAAAAAGGCATCGATGGTTTTCGGATGGATGTGATCAACTTACTTGCCAAACAGAAAGGTTTTCCAGACGCCGAGAATCCGGAACAAATCAATTACCTTGCAAACAATCCTGGAATTCATGATTATCTTCAAGAAATGAATCAGAAAGTGCTTCGCCATTATGACATTTTAACTGTGGGTGAAATTCCTTTCGTCACTCCTGAAGATGGTCTGAACTATGTCCGAGAAGATCGAAATGAATTAAAGACCTTGTTTCATTTTGAAGTGGCTGATGATATGCCAGGTTGGGATATGCTTCGATATAAAGAAATTCAGCAAAGATGGCATAATGTTTTCTATGGGAAGGGGTGGAACTCCCAATTCTTAAACAATCATGACCATACACGCCAGGTGACAAGATACGGAAATGATGGCGAATACCGAACAGAGTCATCGAAACTACTCGCAACGATGATTCATACGCTTCCAGGGATTCCGTATGTTTTTCAAGGTGAGGAAATTGGTATGACCGGTGTTCGATTTGAGTCCATTGAGGATTATAATGATATCGCCATGAAAAATAAGTACACCGAAGAGGTGGAGAAAGGCCGTGATCCTGACGAAGTGCTGAAAAGTCTGACGCTGTTAAGTCGTGATAATTCACGGACGCCAATGCAATGGAATGATTCAGCACATGCCGGTTTTACAACTGGAACCCCGTGGATTAATATGAATGCTAATTATAAAGAAATAAATGTGAAAAATGATCTTGAAGATCCGAATTCCATTTTCCGTTATTACCAGAAGTTAATTGCTTTACGAAAAGAAAATTCCGTGATGATTTATGGTGACTATCATGATCTTTCGAGAGATGATGTTAAACTATATATGTACATTAGAAGTTACGAAGGAAAGCGCTGGTTAATCATTTTAAATCACTCCGATGACACGTTGGTTTGTCCAGAGGTTAAGGGGCTGGAAGAGGCTAATAAAAAGCTGATGATTGCCAACTATGGAGATGTGACTAGAGAAGAACCGATTCAGAAAGCAATTCTCCGCCCACACGAGGCAAGGGTTTATGAGATGTAA
- a CDS encoding carbohydrate ABC transporter permease, translated as MSELVRKGQTTIAQRTKKNPGQRKSSLWWMYLPALLAVSIFIIYPFLKGIQVSFTDWNGFSQTKNWIGLQQYKRMLNDPDTWLVVKNTLLYGLGSTFFQNIVGLLYALLLNQSIRMKSITRTIIYLPVIISPLVMGYIWYFFFAYQGGALNDLLLFIGMDKVNALGNPDVNTWLIVFVNTYQFVGIAMIIYLAGLQSISKDFYEAANIDGATAFQQFKNITLPLLMPSITINMVLNIIGGLKLFDVIIALTGGGPGNSSQSMSTFMYDLYFSRQDAGYAATQGVLMAVIILILSLLALVYFKSKEVEA; from the coding sequence ATGAGTGAATTGGTGCGAAAAGGACAAACGACTATAGCTCAGAGGACCAAAAAAAATCCTGGCCAACGAAAGTCGTCTCTATGGTGGATGTATCTCCCAGCTTTGCTGGCTGTAAGTATCTTTATTATCTATCCTTTTCTTAAAGGCATACAGGTCTCCTTTACCGACTGGAATGGATTTTCTCAAACTAAAAATTGGATTGGGCTTCAGCAATATAAGAGAATGCTTAATGATCCAGATACATGGCTTGTAGTGAAAAACACTCTGCTATACGGACTCGGAAGTACTTTTTTTCAGAATATCGTTGGACTCCTGTATGCCCTTCTACTTAATCAAAGTATTCGCATGAAATCCATCACGAGAACGATTATTTACTTACCTGTAATCATTAGTCCACTTGTTATGGGATATATATGGTATTTCTTCTTCGCTTACCAGGGGGGAGCGCTTAATGATCTGCTGTTATTTATTGGAATGGACAAAGTAAACGCGCTTGGAAACCCCGATGTGAATACGTGGTTGATCGTATTTGTTAATACGTATCAATTTGTCGGCATTGCGATGATTATTTATCTAGCAGGACTGCAAAGTATTTCGAAGGATTTCTATGAAGCAGCGAATATTGATGGCGCAACAGCTTTTCAACAGTTCAAAAATATTACGCTTCCTCTGTTGATGCCGTCGATTACAATTAATATGGTTTTAAACATTATAGGCGGGTTGAAATTGTTCGATGTGATTATTGCCCTTACAGGCGGCGGACCGGGCAATTCCTCTCAATCCATGTCTACCTTTATGTATGATCTTTACTTTAGCAGACAGGATGCGGGTTATGCGGCTACACAGGGCGTACTCATGGCTGTTATCATATTGATTCTCAGCTTGCTTGCTCTGGTTTACTTCAAAAGTAAGGAGGTAGAAGCGTAA
- a CDS encoding ABC transporter substrate-binding protein, which produces MKLKIGIFCILALGLIVTGCSNGNSSSGDGGKVTLSFYSTATLEADKNAIIEAVTKFEEENPDIDIDENFPAGEYENMLRVKMAANDMPDLFDTHGWSKIRYGEYTADLSEMDWVENLDPALDPILKDEEGKVYAFPLNQAKDGLLYNENLLKEYGIEPPQSFDEFMTALETIEEKSNGDVTPLWFGGSDKSSLGQYFDQFATQLLITAEGHSYEEELLDGSFDWSHYTYLPEKLKEMQDKGLLNEDVLTAKITQAPALMAQGKIGFTVGGGALGPAVTELNPDVQIGTVPMPVIHDGGVQSWIGGERHTVAAWKDSEHLEEAKKFISFLAQPEVAKKIAEATSLPAGLTNVDAENYYSEYFDNYSDVKVQPYFDRVYLPSGMWDVMGSTGQELLSGSMSPKEVSKKMGEEYSRLRNQ; this is translated from the coding sequence ATGAAGTTAAAAATCGGAATATTCTGTATTTTGGCTCTGGGACTTATTGTCACTGGTTGCTCAAACGGTAATTCTTCATCAGGAGATGGAGGGAAAGTAACATTGTCCTTTTACTCTACAGCTACACTTGAAGCAGACAAAAACGCAATAATAGAGGCTGTTACAAAATTCGAGGAAGAGAATCCTGATATTGATATTGATGAAAATTTCCCGGCGGGTGAGTACGAAAACATGCTTCGTGTAAAAATGGCTGCTAATGACATGCCGGATTTATTTGATACACATGGTTGGTCAAAAATTAGATATGGTGAATATACCGCTGATTTAAGTGAGATGGACTGGGTGGAAAACCTTGATCCTGCACTTGATCCTATTTTGAAAGACGAAGAGGGGAAAGTATACGCCTTCCCTTTAAATCAAGCAAAGGATGGCCTTTTGTATAATGAAAATCTATTGAAGGAATACGGAATTGAACCTCCTCAATCGTTTGACGAATTTATGACTGCACTTGAAACAATTGAAGAAAAAAGCAATGGGGACGTTACTCCACTCTGGTTTGGCGGATCGGATAAATCGTCTCTTGGTCAATATTTTGATCAGTTTGCCACACAGTTGCTTATAACGGCTGAAGGTCACAGTTATGAAGAAGAGCTTTTAGATGGTTCATTTGACTGGTCACACTATACGTATTTACCTGAAAAGTTAAAAGAAATGCAAGATAAAGGACTACTTAATGAGGACGTATTAACGGCAAAAATAACGCAAGCCCCTGCATTAATGGCTCAGGGGAAAATTGGATTTACCGTTGGCGGTGGAGCTCTTGGACCTGCAGTAACTGAGTTGAATCCTGATGTTCAAATTGGAACAGTACCAATGCCGGTTATTCATGATGGCGGCGTACAAAGTTGGATAGGTGGCGAACGTCACACGGTTGCTGCGTGGAAGGATTCTGAACATCTTGAAGAAGCTAAGAAATTTATTTCTTTTCTTGCACAACCTGAAGTTGCAAAGAAAATAGCTGAGGCCACTTCCTTGCCGGCTGGTCTTACAAACGTGGATGCTGAGAACTATTACTCAGAGTACTTTGATAATTACAGTGATGTGAAAGTTCAGCCTTACTTTGACCGTGTCTATCTTCCAAGCGGCATGTGGGATGTCATGGGGTCAACAGGGCAGGAGCTGTTGTCTGGTTCAATGTCCCCTAAAGAGGTTTCTAAGAAAATGGGTGAAGAATACTCCAGGCTTCGAAATCAATAA
- a CDS encoding Glu/Leu/Phe/Val family dehydrogenase — protein sequence MASKYGEIVEESLNALLNDTSFLPNFSGDERKNAFTSLESILSTPNQIQKSFLRVPLENGKILRIPAFRVQHNNAVGPYKGGIRFHETVEEDEVINLATLMTLKNALHDVPFGGGKGGVVINPREFSEKELHTISKTYVQNFSDILGPDKDIPAPDVGTGEREMDWMMGEFKNIHPGRPYRGSFTGKSQMNGGSLGRREATGKGVYFTLRYMIHNFINENEGWFKENENRFAKTALNHTKRELTIGIQGFGNVGSVAALESYQCNYLNTKVVAVSDRNVTLYNGDGLDIEALVDFTSKHNGDLPTTKEALSQNGIKADIQDRADVLYLDTDVLILAALEDQIHEDNVDKVKARMIVEGANGPITLGADRKLSDEGVLVIPDILANAGGVIVSYFEWLQGRETQFYSEEEVSTMLFKKMKETMDEIFPQFFSDPFPLRQNCYIHTVMKLSDIMYRHGKLY from the coding sequence TTGGCTAGTAAATATGGAGAAATTGTAGAGGAATCATTGAATGCACTATTAAATGATACGTCATTTTTACCGAATTTTAGTGGGGATGAAAGAAAAAATGCGTTTACATCGCTTGAATCCATTCTTTCTACACCAAATCAGATTCAAAAATCGTTTCTGCGCGTGCCGCTTGAGAACGGAAAGATTCTAAGGATTCCAGCGTTCCGTGTACAGCATAATAATGCGGTTGGACCATATAAAGGCGGGATTCGATTTCACGAAACAGTCGAAGAAGATGAAGTGATTAATTTGGCAACGCTCATGACGCTGAAAAATGCGCTTCACGATGTCCCTTTCGGTGGAGGGAAAGGCGGAGTAGTGATTAATCCTCGGGAGTTCTCTGAAAAAGAATTACATACGATTTCAAAAACGTACGTTCAGAATTTCAGTGATATTCTTGGTCCCGATAAGGATATTCCTGCACCGGACGTAGGCACAGGCGAACGTGAAATGGATTGGATGATGGGCGAGTTCAAGAACATTCATCCAGGACGACCGTACCGCGGAAGTTTTACAGGGAAAAGTCAGATGAACGGCGGTTCGCTAGGACGACGCGAAGCAACTGGTAAAGGGGTATATTTCACACTTCGTTATATGATTCACAATTTTATTAACGAGAACGAAGGTTGGTTTAAGGAAAATGAAAACCGTTTCGCCAAAACAGCGCTCAATCACACGAAGCGTGAGCTTACCATTGGGATTCAAGGTTTTGGTAATGTTGGTTCTGTGGCGGCACTGGAGTCATATCAATGTAATTACTTGAATACTAAAGTTGTCGCAGTTAGTGATCGGAACGTCACGTTATACAATGGGGACGGTCTTGATATTGAGGCTTTAGTTGATTTTACTTCGAAACACAATGGTGATCTTCCGACTACTAAGGAAGCTTTAAGTCAGAATGGCATCAAAGCGGATATACAGGACAGGGCAGATGTACTTTATCTCGATACGGATGTGCTAATTCTTGCAGCGCTTGAGGATCAAATTCATGAAGATAATGTTGACAAAGTGAAAGCGCGCATGATTGTTGAAGGCGCGAATGGACCGATTACGCTCGGAGCTGACCGCAAACTAAGCGATGAGGGCGTGCTGGTTATCCCTGATATTCTTGCGAACGCGGGTGGTGTGATCGTGTCGTACTTTGAATGGCTACAGGGCCGTGAAACACAGTTTTATAGTGAAGAAGAGGTATCCACCATGCTCTTTAAAAAAATGAAGGAAACGATGGATGAGATTTTTCCGCAGTTCTTCAGCGATCCATTTCCACTCAGACAAAATTGCTACATCCATACAGTGATGAAGCTATCAGATATCATGTATCGTCATGGGAAGTTGTATTAA
- a CDS encoding carbohydrate ABC transporter permease gives MERKNNNKTRRFLTIVAIVITLFHLIPFYILITTSLKASGDFSSKWVLPTDMSLANFSEAWESANLGTAFINTTIITLSAAVLLIFFGSMAAYPLARMNTKFNKFVYFLFISIMVIPPLTALVPLYEMVVDIGMMNTHEIAILNNFAAFLPLTIFLYAGFIRSTIPKELEEAARIDGASQLGTFFKIVFPLLKPVTASVLIIACVFIWNDYQFSIFFLQSKEVQTLTVALSGFFGQNQNNLNLVAAAALMSMAPMTILFLFLQKYFVAGLSSGSVKG, from the coding sequence ATGGAACGTAAGAATAATAATAAGACGAGGAGATTTCTAACAATCGTTGCAATCGTGATTACTCTTTTTCACCTGATTCCTTTTTATATTCTAATTACAACCTCTTTAAAAGCGAGTGGTGATTTTAGTTCGAAATGGGTGCTTCCAACAGACATGAGTCTTGCGAATTTTAGTGAAGCCTGGGAAAGTGCAAATCTGGGAACGGCATTTATTAACACGACAATAATAACTCTTTCTGCTGCTGTGTTACTAATCTTTTTTGGTTCTATGGCTGCCTATCCGCTGGCACGTATGAACACAAAATTCAACAAATTCGTTTACTTCCTATTCATTTCGATCATGGTTATTCCACCCCTTACAGCTCTCGTTCCACTATACGAAATGGTGGTGGATATCGGAATGATGAATACACATGAAATTGCGATTTTAAATAATTTCGCTGCATTTCTTCCGTTAACTATTTTCTTGTATGCAGGATTTATTCGCTCCACCATTCCGAAAGAGCTTGAAGAGGCAGCGAGGATTGATGGTGCAAGTCAGTTGGGAACGTTCTTCAAGATTGTTTTTCCACTGCTAAAGCCTGTGACTGCATCAGTATTGATTATTGCATGTGTGTTTATCTGGAATGATTATCAATTCTCGATTTTCTTCCTTCAGAGTAAAGAAGTGCAAACACTCACTGTTGCACTGTCTGGATTCTTTGGACAAAATCAAAACAATCTAAATCTCGTAGCTGCTGCAGCATTAATGTCTATGGCACCAATGACAATCCTATTCTTATTCTTACAAAAATACTTCGTCGCTGGCTTATCGTCAGGTTCAGTCAAAGGATAG